One genomic segment of Mesoterricola silvestris includes these proteins:
- a CDS encoding ATP-binding protein, translated as MNRFTLHVPGHPPFLLARDRAEVVLGRAPGVDILLQDAAISRRHARFAWKEDGVWVEDLGSRHGTFRNGARIKAPARVAPGDRIALGPLELRLEPVAPADLEETSLSLEDVRLWAGAQEGPLNWREALELLHGLSLMALRDLEPERFLGDLLDRLFTFLRASRGAVLLRDATGNLVPLAVRALGPESPLGLPLSTLEATISRRAARLFREPEARDPEAEGFLAESRTASAMAVPLEFDGQTLGLFFFESNRGRGAFSELDLRFVASLSNLAAAKLLQQTLAAELRDREARERELRDREAQAQARSEFLARMSHEIRTPMNAVLGFTRLARAEDLPPRAADCLRKIDLSGRALMAVVDDILDFSRMEAGKVSLEALPFRVQDVLSAIGDLFSQAAKDKGLALEVACPEAPPFLGDARRLTQVLVNLVGNAVKFTARGNVALRAEPVEGGLRLSVSDTGIGIAPDQAAKLFAPYAQADESIARRYGGTGLGLSIASHLVELMGGALELESEPGRGSTFAFTLPLAPASAADLRGRRILLVEDNALNRELAEGLLREAGAEVDPAATGEEALDRARVAPYDAVLMDLHLPGLDGLETARRLGALGLGLPILAMTAEAGARERCLEAGMAACLPKPIEARALVEALALRARPGPLEALAGVLDLPGALGRAGGRRDLLARFLRGFLDDPILPAHIREAARRGDRDGARRLAHDLKGLAGNLGLDPVGALAAEVEDRLAAGGPQWEEACARLEGALAPFLAQGALAFTQGNP; from the coding sequence ATGAACCGGTTCACCCTCCACGTTCCAGGGCATCCGCCCTTCCTCCTGGCCCGGGACCGCGCGGAGGTGGTGCTGGGCCGGGCCCCGGGGGTGGACATCCTGCTCCAGGACGCCGCCATCAGCCGCCGCCACGCCAGGTTCGCGTGGAAGGAGGACGGGGTCTGGGTGGAGGACCTGGGGTCCCGCCACGGCACCTTCCGCAACGGCGCGCGCATCAAGGCCCCCGCGCGCGTGGCGCCCGGCGACCGCATCGCCCTGGGCCCCCTGGAGCTCCGGCTGGAGCCCGTGGCCCCCGCGGACCTGGAGGAGACGAGCCTTTCCCTGGAGGACGTGCGGCTGTGGGCCGGCGCCCAGGAGGGTCCGCTCAACTGGCGGGAGGCCCTGGAGCTGCTCCACGGCCTGAGCCTGATGGCCCTGCGGGACCTGGAGCCCGAGCGGTTCCTGGGCGACCTCCTGGACCGGCTCTTCACGTTCCTGCGCGCCTCCCGGGGGGCGGTGCTCCTCCGGGACGCCACGGGGAACCTGGTGCCGCTGGCGGTGCGGGCCCTGGGCCCGGAAAGCCCCCTGGGCCTGCCCCTTTCCACCCTGGAGGCCACCATCTCCCGCCGCGCGGCCCGGCTCTTCCGGGAACCCGAGGCCAGGGACCCGGAGGCGGAGGGGTTCCTGGCGGAATCCCGCACGGCCTCGGCCATGGCGGTGCCCCTGGAATTCGACGGGCAGACCCTGGGCCTCTTCTTCTTCGAATCCAACCGCGGACGCGGCGCCTTCTCCGAGCTGGATCTCCGGTTCGTGGCCTCCCTGAGCAACCTGGCCGCGGCCAAGCTCCTGCAGCAGACCCTGGCCGCGGAGCTGCGGGACCGGGAGGCCCGGGAGCGGGAACTGCGGGACCGGGAGGCCCAGGCCCAGGCCCGGAGCGAATTCCTGGCCCGCATGAGCCACGAGATCCGCACGCCCATGAACGCGGTGCTGGGCTTCACCCGCCTGGCCCGGGCCGAGGACCTGCCCCCCCGGGCCGCGGACTGCCTGCGCAAGATCGATCTCTCGGGCCGGGCCCTCATGGCCGTGGTGGACGACATCCTCGACTTCTCCAGGATGGAGGCCGGCAAGGTGTCCCTGGAGGCCCTGCCCTTCCGGGTCCAGGACGTCCTGTCGGCCATCGGCGACCTGTTCTCCCAGGCCGCCAAGGACAAGGGCCTGGCCCTGGAGGTGGCGTGCCCCGAGGCCCCCCCCTTCCTGGGGGACGCGCGCCGCCTCACCCAGGTCCTGGTGAACCTGGTGGGCAACGCCGTGAAGTTCACGGCCCGGGGGAACGTGGCCCTGCGGGCCGAGCCCGTCGAAGGGGGCCTGCGCCTTTCCGTCTCCGACACGGGCATCGGCATCGCCCCGGACCAGGCCGCGAAGCTCTTCGCCCCCTACGCCCAGGCCGACGAGAGCATCGCCCGGCGCTACGGGGGCACGGGCCTGGGCCTCTCCATCGCCAGCCACCTGGTGGAGCTCATGGGCGGCGCCCTGGAACTGGAGTCGGAGCCCGGGCGGGGCAGCACCTTCGCCTTCACCCTTCCCCTGGCCCCCGCCTCCGCCGCGGACCTGCGGGGCCGGCGCATCCTCCTGGTGGAGGACAACGCCCTGAACCGGGAACTGGCCGAGGGCCTCCTGCGGGAGGCGGGGGCGGAGGTGGACCCCGCGGCCACCGGGGAGGAGGCCCTGGACCGGGCCCGGGTGGCCCCCTACGACGCGGTGCTCATGGACCTCCACCTGCCGGGCCTGGACGGCCTGGAGACGGCCCGGCGCCTGGGGGCCCTGGGCCTGGGCCTGCCCATCCTGGCCATGACCGCCGAGGCCGGGGCCCGGGAGCGATGCCTGGAGGCGGGCATGGCCGCCTGCCTTCCCAAACCCATCGAGGCCCGGGCCCTGGTGGAGGCCCTGGCCCTCCGGGCGCGTCCGGGGCCCCTGGAGGCCCTGGCCGGGGTCCTGGACCTGCCCGGGGCCCTGGGCCGCGCCGGCGGCAGGCGGGACCTCCTGGCGCGCTTCCTGAGGGGCTTCCTGGACGACCCCATCCTGCCCGCCCACATCCGCGAGGCCGCCCGGCGGGGGGACCGGGACGGCGCCCGCCGCCTCGCCCACGATCTCAAGGGCCTGGCCGGCAACCTGGGCCTGGACCCCGTGGGCGCCCTGGCCGCCGAAGTGGAGGACCGCCTGGCCGCCGGAGGTCCACAATGGGAGGAGGCCTGCGCCCGCCTCGAGGGGGCCCTGGCCCCCTTCCTGGCCCAGGGCGCCCTGGCCTTCACCCAAGGAAATCCATGA
- a CDS encoding DMT family protein produces MTLRTWLPISLLVVSNIFMTFAWYGHLRSQRDAPLLAAILTSWGIAFFEYLLMVPANRIGYGRYSLPQLKVIQEVVTLCVFAVFAVLYMRQRLTLNHAWAALCLVGAVFFTFRK; encoded by the coding sequence ATGACCCTGCGCACCTGGCTCCCCATCTCGCTCCTGGTGGTCTCCAACATCTTCATGACCTTCGCCTGGTACGGGCACCTGAGGTCCCAGCGGGACGCCCCGCTCCTGGCCGCCATCCTCACCAGCTGGGGCATCGCCTTCTTCGAGTACCTGCTCATGGTGCCCGCCAACCGCATCGGCTACGGGCGCTATTCCCTGCCCCAGCTCAAGGTCATCCAGGAGGTGGTCACCCTCTGCGTCTTCGCGGTGTTCGCGGTGCTCTACATGCGCCAGCGCCTCACCCTCAACCACGCCTGGGCCGCCCTGTGCCTCGTGGGCGCCGTGTTCTTCACTTTCCGGAAGTAG
- a CDS encoding carbohydrate-binding protein, protein MVPQTLLLAVLVAPAQNVHPAWAPGVAYTPRQLVSYLGVDYLCLQGHTSRQGLEPPAAPALWRVFSGQATTAPAVPQGLAAVAAGPGRIVVTWSPSPGATGYELMVDGVVAGASSPYLHKGLAPGSTHAYRVRALNDGGTSAWSEPVSCAVERPTSGK, encoded by the coding sequence ATGGTGCCGCAAACGCTACTTCTGGCCGTGCTCGTCGCTCCCGCGCAGAATGTCCATCCTGCCTGGGCCCCGGGGGTCGCCTATACGCCCAGGCAGCTCGTGAGCTACCTGGGGGTGGACTATCTGTGCCTGCAGGGGCACACCTCCCGCCAGGGGCTGGAGCCCCCGGCGGCGCCGGCCCTGTGGCGGGTCTTCTCGGGGCAGGCCACCACCGCGCCCGCGGTGCCCCAGGGGCTGGCGGCCGTGGCGGCGGGACCGGGGCGCATCGTGGTGACCTGGAGCCCTTCGCCGGGGGCCACGGGCTACGAGCTCATGGTGGACGGCGTGGTGGCGGGGGCGTCCAGTCCCTACCTCCACAAGGGGCTGGCCCCGGGCTCCACCCACGCCTACCGCGTGCGGGCCCTGAACGACGGCGGCACCAGCGCCTGGAGCGAGCCCGTGTCCTGCGCCGTGGAGCGCCCTACTTCCGGAAAGTGA
- a CDS encoding acyl-CoA dehydrogenase family protein, with the protein MEVSASEKLFGGSFLLSAIGSQPQFTPEELSDETKAIGEAARDFMEGEVLPQDAALNQVDLDLSKDLLRKAGELGLLSLEIPEAYEGMDLDKKTGLVLLEEVGKQASFSVSYGAHTGIGTLPIVYFGSPEQKAKYLPLLASGEKLAAYALTEAGSGSDAMNAKTTATLDGDHWVLNGGKMWITNAGFADIFVVFAKVDGRKFSAFIVEKEDPGFSTGLEEHKLGIKGSSTRALIMENCRIPKDRLLGEVGRGHRIAFGILNIGRFKLGAGCTGTAKVVLEYTIKYTGERQQFGKPLHAFGLIQSKLADIGTRIFVGEAMNFRTIGYVDERMHAISWDEEGAAKAKLDIMDEYAMEASIAKVWGSEALFLSADDAVQAFGGYGFSSEYPPEKIYRDNRINRIFEGTNEINRLIIAGALFKRASNGSLPLDRSVADVPVAPAGPLGRSMHAVELAKRLCVYSAAAALEVCGQKLIENQEASARVADMLTEIYAMESAVVRAGKMTDTAHRWADLARQFADVYVNENWHKVQVNARMLLAEVLEGEALDKALGDLEAFAGFVPTSSSKLRAAIAAQLIEKGSYPIVQY; encoded by the coding sequence ATGGAAGTCAGTGCCAGCGAGAAGCTCTTCGGAGGCAGTTTCCTCCTTTCGGCCATCGGTTCCCAGCCCCAGTTCACCCCCGAGGAGCTGAGCGACGAGACCAAGGCCATCGGGGAAGCGGCCCGGGACTTCATGGAAGGGGAGGTCCTGCCCCAGGACGCGGCCCTGAACCAGGTGGATCTTGATTTGAGCAAGGACCTGCTGCGCAAGGCCGGCGAGCTGGGCCTCCTGAGCCTGGAGATCCCCGAAGCCTACGAAGGCATGGACCTGGACAAGAAGACGGGCCTGGTGCTCCTGGAGGAAGTGGGCAAGCAGGCCTCCTTCTCCGTGAGCTACGGCGCCCACACCGGCATCGGAACCCTGCCCATCGTGTACTTCGGCTCCCCCGAGCAGAAGGCCAAGTACCTGCCCCTCCTCGCCTCGGGCGAGAAGCTGGCCGCCTACGCCCTCACCGAGGCCGGTTCGGGCAGCGACGCCATGAACGCCAAGACCACCGCCACCCTGGACGGCGACCACTGGGTGCTCAACGGCGGCAAGATGTGGATCACCAACGCCGGCTTCGCCGACATCTTCGTGGTCTTCGCCAAGGTGGACGGCCGCAAGTTCAGCGCCTTCATCGTCGAGAAGGAGGACCCCGGGTTCTCCACGGGCCTGGAGGAGCACAAGCTGGGCATCAAGGGCTCCTCCACCCGGGCCCTCATCATGGAGAACTGCCGCATCCCCAAGGACCGCCTCCTGGGCGAGGTGGGCCGCGGGCACCGCATCGCCTTCGGCATCCTGAACATCGGCCGCTTCAAGCTGGGCGCCGGCTGCACCGGCACCGCCAAGGTCGTGCTGGAATACACCATCAAGTACACCGGCGAGCGCCAGCAGTTCGGCAAGCCCCTGCACGCCTTCGGCCTCATCCAGTCCAAGCTGGCCGACATCGGCACCCGGATCTTCGTGGGCGAGGCCATGAACTTCCGCACCATCGGCTACGTGGACGAGCGCATGCACGCCATCAGCTGGGACGAGGAGGGCGCCGCCAAGGCCAAGCTCGACATCATGGACGAGTACGCCATGGAGGCCTCCATCGCCAAGGTGTGGGGCAGCGAGGCCCTGTTCCTGTCCGCGGACGACGCGGTGCAGGCCTTCGGCGGCTACGGCTTCTCCAGCGAGTACCCCCCCGAGAAGATCTACCGCGACAACCGCATCAACCGCATCTTCGAGGGCACCAACGAGATCAACCGGCTCATCATCGCCGGCGCCCTCTTCAAGCGCGCCAGCAACGGCAGCCTCCCCCTGGACCGCTCCGTGGCCGATGTGCCCGTGGCCCCCGCGGGCCCCCTGGGCCGCTCCATGCACGCCGTGGAACTGGCCAAGCGCCTCTGCGTCTATTCCGCCGCCGCCGCCCTGGAGGTCTGCGGCCAGAAGCTCATCGAGAACCAGGAAGCCTCCGCCCGCGTCGCCGACATGCTCACCGAGATCTACGCCATGGAGAGCGCCGTGGTGCGCGCCGGCAAGATGACCGACACCGCCCACCGCTGGGCCGACCTGGCCCGCCAGTTCGCCGACGTGTACGTGAACGAGAACTGGCACAAGGTCCAGGTCAACGCCCGCATGCTCCTGGCCGAGGTCCTGGAAGGCGAGGCCCTCGACAAGGCCCTCGGCGACCTCGAGGCCTTCGCCGGTTTCGTCCCCACCTCCAGCTCCAAGCTCCGCGCCGCCATCGCCGCGCAGCTCATCGAGAAGGGCTCGTACCCGATCGTGCAGTACTAG
- the ubiE gene encoding bifunctional demethylmenaquinone methyltransferase/2-methoxy-6-polyprenyl-1,4-benzoquinol methylase UbiE yields MPEGKNVQAMFSGIAGKYDLLNHVLSLGTDFYWWRRMARASGAAPGRRFLDVAAGTGDSSLALARRGAEVISTDFTQAMLRLGPAKFRRKGREGLIWASVGADAQHLPFQAGSFDGITICYGIRNVEDRALAYGEFRRVLRPGGRLTILEFSRPRFGWLRALYDLYSLRILPRVGGWISGDPGAYTYLPESIRAFPDQASLARELTEAGFREVGWKDLTGGIAALHMGVK; encoded by the coding sequence ATGCCCGAAGGAAAGAACGTCCAGGCCATGTTCTCCGGCATCGCCGGCAAATATGACCTACTCAATCATGTCCTTTCCCTGGGCACGGACTTCTACTGGTGGCGGCGCATGGCCCGGGCCTCCGGGGCCGCCCCGGGCCGCCGCTTCCTGGACGTGGCGGCGGGCACGGGGGATTCCTCCCTGGCCCTGGCCCGGCGGGGGGCCGAGGTGATCTCCACGGACTTCACCCAGGCGATGCTGCGCCTGGGGCCCGCCAAGTTCCGCCGCAAGGGGCGGGAAGGCCTCATCTGGGCCTCCGTGGGCGCCGACGCCCAGCACCTGCCCTTCCAGGCCGGGAGCTTCGACGGCATCACCATCTGCTACGGCATCCGCAACGTGGAGGACCGCGCCCTGGCCTACGGGGAGTTCCGCCGGGTCCTGCGGCCCGGGGGGCGCCTGACCATCCTGGAGTTCAGCCGGCCCCGCTTCGGGTGGCTGAGGGCGCTGTACGACCTCTACAGCCTGCGGATCCTGCCCCGGGTGGGCGGCTGGATCAGCGGGGACCCGGGGGCCTACACCTACCTGCCCGAGAGCATCCGGGCCTTCCCGGACCAGGCCTCCCTGGCCCGGGAGCTCACCGAGGCCGGCTTCCGGGAGGTGGGGTGGAAGGACCTCACCGGGGGCATCGCGGCCCTGCACATGGGCGTGAAATGA
- a CDS encoding MarC family protein, with translation MPGTLYLTFFTFLALFPILNPPAMAPVFLQLTAHVEDPERNRLARLIGTYTFAFLTCLLFIGGWLLKLLGISIPVISVAGGLLLFHSAWHMLNKDPRMSESEKAEIQDSMKDKAFFPLTLPVTAGPGAIAVTLSLVPAGNLLDPPVLLRYAAVTGGIGLAALAVFVFYRFSSAAIRKMGATGAATVSQISAFVLLAIGVQIVWNGLRELIRTV, from the coding sequence ATGCCTGGAACGCTCTACCTCACCTTCTTCACCTTCCTCGCCCTCTTCCCCATCCTGAATCCCCCGGCCATGGCGCCGGTGTTCCTGCAGCTCACGGCGCACGTGGAGGACCCGGAGCGCAACCGGCTGGCCCGGCTCATCGGGACCTACACCTTCGCGTTCCTCACCTGCCTGCTCTTCATCGGGGGCTGGCTGCTGAAGCTGCTGGGCATCTCCATCCCCGTCATCAGCGTGGCCGGGGGCCTCCTGCTCTTCCATTCCGCCTGGCACATGCTCAACAAGGACCCCCGCATGAGCGAATCGGAAAAGGCCGAGATCCAGGACAGCATGAAGGACAAGGCCTTCTTCCCCCTCACCCTCCCGGTCACCGCGGGTCCCGGCGCCATCGCCGTCACCCTGAGCCTGGTGCCCGCGGGCAACCTCCTGGATCCGCCGGTGCTGCTGCGGTACGCCGCCGTGACCGGAGGCATCGGCCTCGCGGCGCTGGCGGTCTTCGTCTTCTACCGGTTCTCCAGCGCCGCCATCCGGAAGATGGGCGCAACCGGGGCGGCCACGGTGAGCCAGATCTCGGCCTTCGTGCTGCTGGCCATCGGGGTGCAGATCGTGTGGAACGGGCTGCGGGAGCTGATCCGGACGGTCTAG
- a CDS encoding PAS domain S-box protein, which produces MIPETSPSRGSIAILRVVLYYAGFSAVWILLSDRLVVMVAASADQITTLSTIKGWFFVGVTSLLLYRMMKRVLRPEPSRERRTRVRRFVPPVLILGLVILALAWGGIHQVYRQLELTEAARLQAVADSKALQVSEWVQERRGDVAFASSSRFWSKAYYAWRKSGNAAERARLFGNLETYRDLKGFQVLRVFDDQLTAQTFPPQPSQAPELLEAVKAAMGDRVSRVVGPYRDPGGALRLDFLAPMAPDGDRPGPILVLTVDPASQLYPRFQVWPVPTATGEVVLFRRLGDKVQYLSGSPQNPDGQIQMTQPLEGSELLTAQALRGTAPLGSFIKGKDYNGGLVAGVVQPVRGTDWFLVAKVDQSELYAAGRNQVAVIGLAALLAIFITVLVDRMFRQQRILVQAERDKGLQAERIRALRLLDGIATASSDAIYAKDRAGRYLLFNPEAERAFGMKAADILGKEAQGPGAHEEDSAILLRGSARTLEEVLATPQGPRTFLVTKGPLRDDQGGIMGHYGIAKDITERKLKEQALQDSWLRFRQLFEAAPVPMCILGEGGLMVALNGQFSRTFGFTLEDIGSLAQWLERAWPDPASREQARAWLEARAAAGPGAAPFEATLACLDGEARTVLLSATAIGGEFLLTLSDITERVKAERERQALQAEIQQSQKMESIGRLAGGVAHDFNNMLGVIVANAEVGMLHSAPGKAMDRFEEIKKAAMRSAELTRQLLAFARKQTVSPTVIDLNQAIPGMLQMLSRLIGENITLDYAQRDGLWPVRMDATQVDQILANLAVNARDAIAGVGRMTIHTENRVVRPGEAPPAHPGDFVVLEVSDDGRGMDAEVLSHIFEPFFTTKAVGKGTGLGLATVYGIVKHSGGFIEVRSAPGQGTTFRVHLPRHEGPVEKLPGADAEAPSRGGRECVLVVEDEPMHLDVTVMLLGSLGYRTLAAASPSEALAFLAQPELDIGLLLTDVIMPEMNGRELAERARKMRPGLRCLLMSGYTADIMEHHGVMEGELKVMGKPFSLQDLAREVRAAMDS; this is translated from the coding sequence ATGATTCCGGAGACCAGTCCTTCCCGAGGTTCCATCGCCATCCTCCGGGTGGTGCTGTACTATGCCGGGTTCTCGGCGGTGTGGATCCTGCTCTCGGACCGGCTGGTGGTGATGGTGGCCGCCAGCGCGGACCAGATCACCACGCTGAGCACCATCAAGGGCTGGTTCTTCGTGGGGGTGACCTCCCTCCTGCTGTACCGGATGATGAAGCGCGTCCTCCGGCCGGAGCCTTCCCGGGAGCGGCGCACCCGGGTCCGGCGCTTCGTGCCCCCCGTGCTGATCCTGGGGCTGGTGATCCTGGCGCTGGCGTGGGGGGGCATCCACCAGGTCTACCGCCAGCTGGAGCTCACGGAGGCCGCGCGGCTCCAGGCCGTCGCCGACAGCAAGGCCCTGCAGGTGTCGGAGTGGGTGCAGGAGCGGCGCGGGGACGTGGCCTTCGCCTCCTCCTCCCGGTTCTGGTCCAAGGCCTACTATGCGTGGCGGAAGAGCGGCAACGCCGCGGAACGGGCGCGGCTCTTCGGGAACCTGGAGACCTACCGGGACCTGAAGGGCTTCCAGGTGCTCCGGGTCTTCGACGATCAGCTCACCGCGCAGACCTTCCCCCCGCAGCCCTCCCAGGCCCCCGAACTGCTGGAGGCGGTCAAGGCCGCCATGGGGGACCGGGTCAGCCGCGTCGTCGGTCCCTACCGGGATCCCGGGGGCGCCCTCCGCCTGGATTTCCTGGCGCCCATGGCGCCCGACGGGGACCGCCCCGGGCCCATCCTGGTCCTGACGGTGGATCCCGCGTCCCAGCTGTACCCCCGCTTCCAGGTGTGGCCCGTCCCCACCGCCACGGGGGAGGTGGTGCTGTTCCGGCGCCTGGGGGACAAGGTGCAGTACCTCAGCGGTTCCCCCCAGAACCCCGACGGGCAGATCCAGATGACCCAACCCCTGGAGGGGAGCGAACTGCTCACCGCCCAGGCCCTTCGCGGCACCGCGCCCCTGGGGTCCTTCATCAAGGGCAAGGACTACAACGGGGGGCTCGTGGCCGGCGTGGTCCAGCCGGTGCGGGGCACCGATTGGTTCCTGGTGGCCAAGGTGGACCAGTCCGAGCTCTACGCCGCGGGCCGGAACCAGGTGGCGGTCATCGGCCTGGCGGCGCTGCTGGCCATCTTCATCACCGTGCTGGTGGACCGCATGTTCCGCCAGCAGCGGATCCTGGTGCAGGCCGAAAGGGACAAGGGCCTCCAGGCGGAGCGGATCCGGGCCCTGCGGCTCCTGGACGGCATCGCCACCGCGTCCAGCGACGCCATCTACGCCAAGGACCGGGCGGGGCGCTACCTGCTCTTCAACCCCGAAGCGGAACGGGCCTTCGGCATGAAGGCCGCCGACATCCTGGGCAAGGAGGCCCAGGGGCCCGGGGCCCACGAGGAGGATTCCGCGATCCTGCTGCGGGGCAGCGCGCGCACCCTGGAGGAGGTGCTGGCCACCCCCCAGGGTCCCCGCACCTTCCTGGTCACCAAGGGCCCGCTGCGGGACGACCAGGGCGGCATCATGGGCCACTACGGCATCGCCAAGGACATCACGGAGCGCAAGCTCAAGGAGCAGGCCCTCCAGGACAGCTGGCTGCGGTTCCGGCAGCTCTTCGAGGCCGCCCCCGTGCCCATGTGCATCCTGGGGGAGGGCGGCCTCATGGTGGCCCTCAACGGGCAGTTCAGCCGCACCTTCGGGTTCACCCTGGAGGACATCGGATCCTTGGCCCAGTGGCTGGAACGCGCCTGGCCGGATCCGGCGAGCCGGGAGCAGGCCCGCGCCTGGCTGGAGGCCCGGGCCGCCGCGGGCCCCGGCGCCGCGCCCTTCGAGGCCACCCTGGCCTGCCTGGACGGGGAGGCGCGCACGGTGCTCCTTTCCGCCACCGCCATCGGAGGGGAGTTCCTGCTCACCCTTTCCGATATCACCGAGCGGGTGAAGGCCGAGCGGGAGCGCCAGGCGCTCCAGGCCGAGATCCAGCAATCCCAGAAGATGGAATCCATCGGACGGTTGGCGGGGGGGGTGGCCCACGACTTCAACAACATGCTGGGGGTGATCGTGGCCAATGCGGAGGTGGGCATGCTGCACAGCGCCCCCGGCAAGGCCATGGACCGCTTCGAGGAGATCAAGAAGGCCGCCATGAGATCCGCGGAGCTCACCCGCCAGCTCCTGGCCTTCGCGCGCAAGCAGACCGTCTCGCCCACGGTCATCGACCTCAACCAGGCCATCCCCGGCATGCTCCAGATGCTCTCGCGGCTCATCGGCGAGAACATCACCCTGGACTACGCCCAGCGCGACGGGCTGTGGCCGGTGCGCATGGATGCCACCCAGGTGGACCAGATCCTGGCCAACCTGGCCGTTAACGCCCGGGACGCCATCGCCGGCGTGGGCCGCATGACCATCCACACCGAGAACCGCGTGGTCCGTCCCGGGGAGGCCCCGCCGGCCCATCCCGGGGACTTCGTCGTCCTGGAGGTGAGCGACGACGGCCGGGGCATGGACGCGGAGGTCCTCAGCCACATCTTCGAGCCCTTCTTCACCACCAAGGCCGTGGGGAAGGGCACGGGCCTGGGCCTCGCCACGGTGTACGGGATCGTCAAGCACAGCGGCGGGTTCATCGAGGTGCGCAGCGCCCCCGGCCAGGGCACCACCTTCCGGGTGCACCTGCCCCGCCACGAAGGCCCCGTGGAGAAGCTCCCCGGCGCCGATGCCGAGGCCCCGTCCCGGGGCGGCCGCGAATGCGTCCTGGTGGTGGAGGACGAGCCCATGCACCTGGACGTCACCGTGATGCTCCTGGGGAGCCTGGGCTACCGGACCTTGGCCGCGGCCTCCCCCAGCGAGGCCCTGGCCTTCCTGGCCCAGCCGGAGCTGGACATCGGGCTCCTGCTCACCGACGTGATCATGCCGGAAATGAACGGACGGGAACTGGCGGAGCGCGCGCGGAAGATGCGGCCCGGGCTCCGGTGCCTGCTCATGTCCGGGTACACCGCCGACATCATGGAGCACCATGGCGTGATGGAAGGGGAGCTGAAGGTCATGGGCAAACCCTTCTCGCTGCAGGACCTCGCACGGGAAGTCCGGGCCGCGATGGACTCCTAG
- the thrC gene encoding threonine synthase encodes MRLVNTRDPRNRATFREAIQCGMAPGGGLWVPEPVPCFRDVEALLAMGFQARSAEILHRFLGDEFSRAEVEEAVGSALDFPVPVVRVREGVHALELFHGPTLAFKDFGARFLARMLALAARGDGRRRTVLTATSGDTGAAVASAFLGLPGFQVVVLYPAGRVSPLQERQFATLGDNVRTFAVEGSFDDCQALVKGAFGDADLAARLGLTSANSINIARLLAQVTYYFEAVARTGEAPVIAVPSGNFGNLYAGLLAKRVGLPVKAFVVATNANRTVPDFLETGVYRPRASVATLSNAMDVGAPSNWERIHALFQGDLEAMRGALRRGSLTDAGTLDSMRELHGAGYLPDPHAAVAHGVLAGNLRPGETGVFLATAHPAKFRETLEAELGIRVPLPPALLEVRDRPVLSRSLPADAAALRAELL; translated from the coding sequence ATGCGACTCGTGAACACCCGCGATCCCAGGAACCGCGCCACCTTCCGGGAGGCCATCCAGTGCGGCATGGCCCCGGGCGGGGGCCTCTGGGTCCCCGAGCCCGTGCCCTGCTTCCGGGACGTGGAGGCGCTCCTGGCCATGGGCTTCCAGGCCCGCTCCGCGGAGATCCTCCACCGCTTCCTGGGCGACGAGTTCAGCCGGGCCGAGGTGGAGGAGGCGGTGGGCTCCGCCCTGGACTTCCCCGTTCCGGTGGTGCGGGTGCGCGAGGGCGTGCACGCCCTGGAGCTCTTCCACGGGCCAACCCTGGCCTTCAAGGATTTCGGCGCGCGGTTCCTGGCGCGCATGCTGGCCCTGGCGGCGCGCGGGGACGGGAGGCGCCGCACCGTGCTCACCGCCACCTCCGGGGACACGGGGGCCGCGGTGGCCAGCGCCTTCCTGGGCCTCCCGGGCTTCCAGGTGGTGGTGCTGTACCCCGCCGGACGCGTGTCGCCCCTCCAGGAGCGGCAGTTCGCCACCCTGGGGGACAATGTCCGCACCTTCGCGGTGGAGGGCTCCTTCGACGACTGCCAGGCCCTGGTGAAGGGCGCCTTCGGGGACGCGGATCTGGCGGCGCGCCTGGGCCTGACCTCGGCCAACAGCATCAACATCGCCCGGCTCCTGGCCCAGGTGACCTACTATTTCGAGGCGGTGGCCCGCACCGGCGAGGCCCCGGTGATCGCCGTGCCCTCCGGGAATTTCGGGAACCTCTACGCGGGCCTCCTGGCCAAGCGCGTGGGCCTGCCCGTGAAGGCCTTCGTGGTGGCCACCAACGCCAACCGCACCGTCCCGGACTTCCTGGAGACCGGCGTCTACCGCCCCCGGGCCTCCGTGGCCACCCTCTCCAACGCCATGGACGTGGGCGCGCCCAGCAACTGGGAGCGCATCCACGCGCTGTTCCAGGGCGACCTGGAGGCCATGCGCGGCGCCCTGCGCCGGGGGAGCCTCACGGACGCGGGGACCCTGGATTCCATGCGCGAACTCCACGGGGCCGGCTACCTCCCGGACCCCCACGCCGCGGTGGCCCACGGCGTGCTGGCGGGGAACCTGCGCCCCGGGGAGACGGGGGTTTTCCTGGCCACGGCCCACCCCGCGAAATTCCGGGAGACCCTGGAGGCGGAGCTGGGCATCCGCGTCCCCCTGCCCCCGGCCCTCCTGGAGGTGCGGGACCGCCCCGTCCTTTCCCGGAGCCTGCCCGCGGACGCCGCCGCGCTCCGGGCGGAACTCCTGTGA